GGATGCGCAAAGCTGTACATCGGGTAGATGCACCAGGTGTCGCCGGTGTTGTGGTGCGTGGCGCGCTTGATGCGATACAGCGCCGGATCGCGCAGGTTGATGTTGGGGCTCGCCATGTCGATCCTGGCGCGCAGCACCATCGAGCCGTCGGCGTGCTTGCCGTCGCGCATCTCGCGAAAGCGCGCGAGATTCTCCTGCGGCGCGCGCGCACGGAACGGGCTGTCGGTGCCCGGCGTGCCGAAATCGCCGCGGTTGGCGCGCATCTGCTCGGGACTCTGCTCATCGACGTAGGCATGGCCCGTCTCGATCAGGTACTCGGCGGCGCGGTACATGAAGTCGAAGTAGTTGCTGGCGTAAAAGAGGTGATGGACGCCCTGGGCCTGCCAGTCGTAGCCGAGCCACTTCACCGCGTCGACGATCGCGTCGACGTATTCCTGCTCCTCCTTCTCCGGATTGGTGTCGTCGAAGCGCAGATGGCACACGCCGCCGTACTCCTGCGCCAAGCCGAAGTTGAGCCAGATGCTCTTGGCGTGGCCGACGTGCAGGTAGCCGTTGGGCTCGGGCGGGAAGCGCGTGCGGATGCGCGCCGGGTCGCTTCCGCCCTGTTCCTGCAAGGTCGCTTCGGCGGGCCGGCCCGCCCATCGAAGGCCCTCGTACGTGCCCACAGACAGGTCGCGCTCGATCACCTGGCGCAGGAAATTGCTCGTCTTCGCGTCAGGCGAAGTTGCGTCGTGCTTGGGGGCGGTCATGGGGCGGCAGGCGGGCGAAAAGTGTGCGAATGATTCTATCGGCGCGCCTGTTGGTGATGACCCGCTCACCGCAGGCCTGGGATGGACGCGGGCACATCGGTTCGGGAAACGGGTTCTTACGTTCGCTCCCCGGCCGGCGCGTCAACCGAAGGCCCTGGCCGGCGCGTTCTTGTCCTCGGAGAACGCGCCGCGGGCGCAGAACAGGAGCAACCCATGAAGAAGATCACGATCGCCCTGGCCGCCGTCGGCTGCGCCTTGGTCACGGGCGCCGCGCAGGCCGGCAATGTGCATTGGTCGATCGGCATCAGCCTGCCGCCGGTCGGCACCGTGATCTCGAATGTGCCCGCTCCGGTCTACGCGCCCGCTGCGGTGTACGTGCCGGCACCGGTGTATGTCGAGCCGGCGCCGGTCTACTACGTTGCGCCTCCGCGTGTCGTGTACCGCCCCGCGCCGGTCTATGTAGCGCCGCCGGTGGTATATCGCCCGGTGCCCGCCGTCGTGTATGCGACCGGCTACCACCGCTACCCGCACGATCGCCGGGACGAGTACGGCACACCGTACCGCGAAGGCCGCTGGGTCCCTGCCGATCCGCGCCGCCAGCACCACGATCGCTGACCGCTGAACAAGGGCCGCGCTCGATGCCGCGGTCCTCGCCTCACGGGCGCTTGCGCAGCCGCTCCATTTCCTTGCGCAGCATGCGCTCGCGCAGGCCATCGCCTTGGAGGCTGATGAAGGTGACGATGCCGTGCACCCCCAGGCCGAGGCCCCAGCCCCACAGCGGCCACACGCTCCAGCGGTAGCCTCCCGTGATGCTGTTGATCGCGAACAGGCCCAGGTTCACCAGCACGAACACCAGTGCATGAATGTAGAAGCCCGTCCGGATGCCGACGCGCCGGCGCGCACGGGCTTCCAGGTCGGCATCGTTGCGGTCGTTGTCCATCCGAGTTCTCCTTGGTGCATGAGTCGAGAGGGTCGATGCGGCGCGCTCACATTGCCTTGAACAAGTGCGCATACATGCGGCTCACCGTCAGCCGGTCGGGGTGTCCGCGCAGCGTCAGCGTGAGCTTGCCCGCTTCGTCGCGCAGCACGCTGGCGATGGCGTCGCAGCGCACGATGGTGCCGCGATGGATCTGCCAGAAGCGCTGCGGGTCCAGCTGCGGCTGCAATTCGCGCAGGGCGGTGCGAATGAGGTGCTCGCCTTCGGCGGTGATCACACGCACGTACTTGTCGGCCGCTTCGAAATAGAGCACCTCGTCGACAGGCACGAAATGGATCGCCGTGCCGGCGCCAGCCTGGATCACGCGCAGCTGCGCCGGCGGCGGCACCGGCGCGCCGACGATCAGTCCGCGCAGCTGCTGCATCACCACGTCGAGCGAAGCGGGAGCGCCTTGCGGCGTCTCGCGCTGGCGCAGTGCGGCTTGCAGGCGCGCACAGGTCTGCGCCAGCCGCTCCGACTGCACCGGCTTGAGCACGTAGTCGACGGCGGCGCGCTCGAAAGCCTGCAGCGCGTACTGGTCGTAGGCGGTGACGAACACGATCAGGGGAAACGGCTGCTGGGCTTCGTCGGGCCAGTCCTCGGCGAGGGCCTGGGCCGCTTCGAGGCCGCTCATGCCGGGCATGCGGATGTCGAGGAAGAGCAGGTCCGGCCGCAACGACAGTGCCTGCTGCACGGCCGCTTCGCCGTGGTCGACCGAGGCGACGATGGTCAGCTCGGGCCACAGCCGCGAGAGCTCGGACTTCAGGTGGGCGGCCAGCAAGGCCTCGTCTTCGGCGATCAGCGCGGTGGGTGCCATGGATCCGGTCCTTCAGCGCAGCGGCAAGGTGACGGTGGCGAGCGTGCCGCCTTCGGCATCGCTGGCGGCGGCCAGGTCCAGCGAGGCAGCGCCGCCGTGCAGCGTGGCGAGCCGCTCGCGCACCTGGCGCAGTCCGAAGTGGGTGCCGTCGCCGCTCGCGTCCGACAGGCCGGCCCCGGTGTCGCGCACCCGAAGCACCAGCGCATCGCCTTCGCGCGCCGCGCTGACGATCAGCCGGCCCCCGCCGACATGCGGCTCCAGGCCGTGCTTGATGGCGTTCTCGACCAGAGGCTGCAGCAGCAGGGGCGGCACCGTCACGTCGGCAAGCTCGCGCGGCAGCTCCAGGCGCGGCTGGAGGCGTTCGCCCATGCGCACCTTCATCAGCTCCAGGTAGTCGGCGATGCGCGCGAACTCGGTGGCCAGCGAATGCGACCCGCTGCGCGACGCTTCCAGCGTGGCGCGCAGGAAGGCGATCAGCCGGTCCAGCATCGCCTGGGCTCGCGGCGGGTCGATGCCGATCAGCACCCGAAGGTTGGCCAGCGTGTTGAACAGCATGTGCGGCTCGAGCTGCGACTCGAGCAGCTTGAGCTGGTTTTCGGCCGCCTGGCGCTGGGCGGTCTGCGCCTGCGCTTCACTGCTGGCCAGCCGTTCGCGCGAGTAGAAGAAGTAGGTCATCGCGACGCTCGGCACCATCGCGAACAACAGCAGCGCCAGCGCCTGCTGCACGCTGTCGACGGCGAGCCCCGGCATGCGCAGCCCCGTGAACCAGTTGCCGAGCGCGGTGCCGGCGGTGTAGCCGAGGATCGTGCCCGCGATGACGATGCCGACCATCCAGGGCCAGCCCGGCCATTGCCCGTACTGCTCGCAGTCGCGTCGGTGACGATGCACCCAGCGCGCGGCCAGGACGCGGCCACTGTCGATCAGCACCCAGCAGCTCATCGTGATGCTCAGCGAATAGACCAGCGTCGGCCAGAACTCATGGCGGTACACGATCGTCAGCACCAGCGCGATGAACAGTCCCAGCGCCCCGATTCCCACGCCGCGGCGCACCAGGGGGCGCCAGCGAGAGCGCGGAATCAACGAGGTGACGGCGTTCATCGCGGCGATTCTGTCTCAGGGGCGCGTCAGATCAGGCCCAGCGTCTGGTGCCAGAGCCAGTGGCCGAGGAAGCGGCCGGGCAGCAGCGCGAACAGCCCGGCGACCACGCAGCCGCCGAGGTAGGCGCCCCACATGGCGCGCCGGTGCCTGCGGATGTTGCGGTGGGCCACCGCGTACAGCGCGCCCGCGAGCGCCGCGATGGTGCCGATCGTGATCAGGTGGATGGGCGTGTATCCGGCGATGTTGGGCAGGCGGAAGTCCCGGATGAACAGGCTGGACAGCGCGGCACCGAACATCAGTGTCACCCACACGTAGCCGCTGGCGCGGTGCCAGCGCGTTCCCTTGCGCGCCAGCAGCGCGACCGGCCCGGACACGAAGGCCGCGAGGGCGAAGACCAGGTGGACGATGACGGCAGGTGACATGGTGCGCTCCTCTTGGTGGGGGGGCCGCGATGCGGCGATGGCGCCACTGTGCGTTCGAGGGTGCGCGGGGGCGAGTGCGATGCGACGAAGCGGGCCGTCGCGGCGCCAAACGTCGTGCAGGCAGCGCGAAAGGAGAAGCCCCGACGGCTATATTCGTCGCCGCCGCGGCGCGATGCGGCCACAGGAGCACTCCGATGACGGTGTCGATGTCCTTCCCTCGGTCCGCCGGCGCGCCGCTGGCGCTGTTGCTGGCCGGCCTGGTCGCTTGCACCACGCCTGCGCCGGCACCGCCGCAGCCCAGTGCGCGGGGGGTGTTCCCGCCGGTCCCGGCCAAGCCGCCGGCGAGCGCGCCCGCCGCACCACGCGCGCCGGCCGTCGAAGCGCCGGTGCCCGTTGCCCCCAAGGCAGCAGCGAGTGCCGCCTCGGGGCCGTACCCAGCGGCCGTCGCGGCGCGCTTTCCCGACCCGCCGGTGAGCTATCGCACACCGGCCTTCCAACCGGGCCGCACCGCATTCACCACGAACGAGGAGGTTCAGGCGGTGCTGCGGGGCCTGGCGCAGGAAGGGCGGGCGGGCGGGACGACGGCCAGGCTGCTGCTCCTGGGCAGCTCCCAGACCGGCGTCCCGCTGCAGGCGCTGCTGTTCACGCGTCAAGCGGACGCGGAAGCCGCGGCGCTGCTGCGCTCCGGCCGGCCCACCGTCTTGCTGGTCGGGCAGCAGCATGGCGACGAGCCGGCGGGCAGCGAGGCGCTGCTCGCGATCGCGCAGGAACTGGCCGGCGGGCGCCTGGAGCCGCTGCTCGACAGGCTGAACGTGATCGTGCTGCCGCGCGCCAATCCCGACGGCGCGCGCGACATGCGCCGGGTGACGGCCGGCGGCATCGACGCCAACCGCGACCATCTGCTTCTGAAGACGCCGGAGGCGCAAGCCCAGGCGCAGCTCGTGCGCGAGTACCGCCCCGCGGTGGTCGTCGATGCGCACGAATACACCGTGGCCGGGCGCTACCTCGAGAAGTTCGGCGCCCTGCAGCGTGTCGATGCGATGGTGCAGTACGCGACCATCGCCAACCTGCCGCCGCTGGTCACCCGCGCCGCCGAGGAATGGTTCCGCCAGCCGCTGGTGGCGCGGCTGAAGGCCGAGGGTCTCTCCACCGAGTGGTACTACACGACCTCGGCCGACGACCTGGCCGACAAGAAGGTCTCGATGGGCGGCGTGCAGCCGGACAACGGCCGCAACGTCAACGGCCTGCGCAACGCGGTGAGCTTCCTCATCGAGACCCGCGGCGTCGGGATCGGGCGCCTGCACTTCCTGCGGCGCGTGCACACCCACGTCACGGCGATCGCGAGCATCCTGCAAAGCGCGGCGGACCGCTCGGACGACATCCTGAAGCTGCGCCAGTTCGTGGACAACGAGGTCAGCGCCAGCGCGTGCCAGGGCGAGCTGGTGGTCGAAGCGGCACCGACGCCCAGCGAGTACGTGCTTCCCATGCTCGATCCGCAGACCGGCGCCGACAGGCCCGTGCCGGTGGCCTGGGACTCATCGCTCGCCCTGCGGGCGACGAAGGTGCGGCCGCGGCCTTGCGGCTATTGGCTGGCCAACAGCCAGAGCGACGCCGTGCGCCGTCTGCGCGCGCTTGGCGTGAACGTGCAGCAGCTCGCGCAGGACGGCGACTTGCGTGCCGAGGCCTATCGCGAGACGGCCCGCGAGGAAGGCGTGCGAAGCGACGTGCGCGGCTCCATCGCGGACATGGGCGGCATCGTCAAGGTGAAGGTAGAGACCGTGCCGGCGCTGATCGACGTCAAGGCTGGCGGCTATTACGTGCCGCTCGACCAGCCGCTCGCCAACCTGATCGGCGCCGCACTCGAGCCCGACACGCAGAGCAGCTACCTGAGCCATCGCATTGTCGACAGCGTCGACGACGTGGCGCGGGTGATGTCCCCGCCGGCGGTGAAGCTCACGCCGGTGCCGTGAAGCGTCGGTTCACGGCAAGCGCGCATGCCGAAAAAAGCATCGGGCGCCGAAGGAGCCCGATGTCAAGGGAAAGCGTCGCTGTCAGTGCTGGCTGCGACGGCGGCGGGCGACGAAGCCCAGCACGCCGAGTCCACCCAGCATCAGCGCCATCACCGACGGCTCGGGGATGGCCCCGACCGCGATGTTGGTGAACGAGAACATGTGGTCGTTGTAGTCGCGATCGCCACCGCCGACCAGATCCTCGAAGCTGACGAACGTGCGGTCGCCCACCACGTTCACGAACGCGTGCGGCTGGCCGTCCGAGTTCAGCGCGCCCGACCCGCTGTGGAAGAACTGCGCTGTGTTCAGCACGTGCAGAACGACGTCCAGCGGCGTGCCCGCCGCGAAGAAACCGAGGTCGAACTCGGTGCCCACCGGCGTCGAGTGGTTCGGGAACACCTCCGGTGAACCGTTGACGCTGATGAGGCTGTTGTAGCCCGCATCCGAGCCCTCGAAGCGGATCACGATGTTGCCGCCCGCGGCGATCAGGTCGTCACCCAGATCTGCCCGCGCCTGCGGGGCGGCGAGGGCGGCGGCCAGCCCCAATGCGCAGGTGACTTTCTTGCCAATGTTCTTCATGAAAACGGACTCCCAGTGAAGTGGATCGATCGATTGATTCGACGCCGACGCAGCCAACTGCCGCCGCGAAGAGGCCGCTGGTAAATAGGCAACACTCGTGCCCGGCGCCTGGACAGATCGGCCTTGAAACAATTTGAGTGCATCGAGGGTTCGCACCGAGAGGTACGACGACCGTTTTTCAGGCCCGAGTTTGTAAGAACCGACCCGCTGCCCACCGACGATCCGGTAACGATTACCGGCGGCGCTTACGCGGGCCGGTAAAGGGCGCCGGAGCTCAGCGCCGCCGAGTGCTGCCGCCGCCGAGGATGCTGCCCAGGACGCCGCGAATGATCTCGCGGCCGACCGTCGACCCGATGGAGCGCGCCGCCGACTTGGCCACGGTTTCGAGCACCGAATCCTTTCGACCGGAGCCGCGCAGCAGGCCGCCGGCAACGTCGCCAAGCCAGCCGCCGCCCGGCGCCGGTGCGGGCTGCCCGGATGTGGAGCGGGGCGGGACGTCGCGGCCGGCGTCTTCCATGGTCCTTCCCGCGGGGGCGGTGGTGGGCGCCGCCGTGGCCCGGCCCTTGAGCTTCTCGTACGCGGATTCGCGGTCGACCGCCTTCTCGTAGACGCCGGCCACCAGCGACCCGGCCATGAGCGCCTGTCGCTGGGCGGGCGTGATGGGGCCGATCTGACTGCCGGGCGGAATGACGAATACCCGCTCGGTGATGCTGGGGCGCCCCTTTTCGTCCAGGAAGCTGACCAGCGCTTCTCCGACCGCCAACTCGGTGATGGCGCTCTCCACGTTCAGCTTGGGATTGGCGCGCATCGTGCTCGCCGCGGACTTCACTGCTTTCTGGTCGCGCGGCGTGAAGGCGCGCAGCGCGTGCTGAACGCGGTTGCCCAGCTGCGCGAGCACGGTGTCGGGGATGTCGAGCGGGTTCTGCGTCACGAAATAGACGCCGACGCCCTTGCTGCGCACCAGGCGCACGACCAGCTCGATGCGCTCGACCAGGGCGCTCGGTGCGTCCTTGAACAGCAAATGCGCTTCGTCGAAGAAGAACACCAGCTTGGGCTGCTCGAGGTCGCCCACCTCGGGAAGCTGCTCGAACAGCTCGGACAGCATCCACAGCAGGAAGGTCGCGTACAGCCGCGGGCTGTTGAGCAGCTTGTCGGCGGCGAGGATGTTGATGGCGCCCTTGCCATCCACGCTTTGCATGAAATCGGCGATGTTGAGCATCGGCTCGCCGAAGAACCTGTCTCCGCCTTGCTCCTGGATCTGCAGCAGGCCGCGCTGGATCGCGCCGATGCTGGCTGCGCTGACATTGCCGTATTCGGTGGTGAATTGGCTTGCGTTGTCGCCCACGTGCTGGAGCATTGCGCGCAGGTCCTTCAGGTCGAGCAGCAGCAGGCCGGCGTCGTCCGCGATCTTGAACACCAGCTGCAGCACACCTTGCTGCGTCTCGTTGAGCGCCAGCATGCGCGCAAGCAGCAGCGGGCCCATGTCGCTCACCGTGGCGCGCACCGGGTGGCCCTGCTCGCCGAAGACGTCCCACAGCGTGGCGGGGCAGGCGGCCGATTCGGGCATCGGAAGGCCCCGCTCCTTGATGACCGCGGCCAGCTTGTCGCCGATCCTGCCGGCTTGCGTGATGCCGGTGAGGTCGCCCTTCACGTCGGCCAGGAACACGGGCACGCCGATGCGGCTGAACTCCTCGGCCATCTTCTGCAGCGTGATCGTCTTGCCGGTGCCGGTGGCGCCCGTGACGAGTCCGTGCCGGTTGGCCAGCCCGGGCAGCAGGAATGCCTGGGTCTTGTCGTGCTGGGCGATCAGGATGGGCTCGGCCATGGGGTGCTCCGAATGCGCGCAAGTAAAATTGCAGTCTATCGAACAACATCTCGAGCCGGCGATGAACGGCTCGCGGCAAGGAGCCATATGGCCGGTCATTCCAAATGGGCCAACATCCAGCACCGCAAGGGCCGCCAGGACGAGAAGCGCGGCAAGATCTGGACGCGCATCATCCGTGAAATCATGGTCGCCGCGCGCCAGGGCGGCGGCGACGCGAACATGAATCCGCGCCTGCGCCTGGCCATCGACAAGGCCAAGGCCGCCAACATGCCGGCCGACACGATCAAGAAGAACGTCGACAAGGCGACCGGCAATCTCGAAGGGGTG
The Piscinibacter sp. XHJ-5 DNA segment above includes these coding regions:
- a CDS encoding 2TM domain-containing protein; this translates as MDNDRNDADLEARARRRVGIRTGFYIHALVFVLVNLGLFAINSITGGYRWSVWPLWGWGLGLGVHGIVTFISLQGDGLRERMLRKEMERLRKRP
- a CDS encoding LytTR family DNA-binding domain-containing protein; the encoded protein is MAPTALIAEDEALLAAHLKSELSRLWPELTIVASVDHGEAAVQQALSLRPDLLFLDIRMPGMSGLEAAQALAEDWPDEAQQPFPLIVFVTAYDQYALQAFERAAVDYVLKPVQSERLAQTCARLQAALRQRETPQGAPASLDVVMQQLRGLIVGAPVPPPAQLRVIQAGAGTAIHFVPVDEVLYFEAADKYVRVITAEGEHLIRTALRELQPQLDPQRFWQIHRGTIVRCDAIASVLRDEAGKLTLTLRGHPDRLTVSRMYAHLFKAM
- a CDS encoding histidine kinase, with amino-acid sequence MNAVTSLIPRSRWRPLVRRGVGIGALGLFIALVLTIVYRHEFWPTLVYSLSITMSCWVLIDSGRVLAARWVHRHRRDCEQYGQWPGWPWMVGIVIAGTILGYTAGTALGNWFTGLRMPGLAVDSVQQALALLLFAMVPSVAMTYFFYSRERLASSEAQAQTAQRQAAENQLKLLESQLEPHMLFNTLANLRVLIGIDPPRAQAMLDRLIAFLRATLEASRSGSHSLATEFARIADYLELMKVRMGERLQPRLELPRELADVTVPPLLLQPLVENAIKHGLEPHVGGGRLIVSAAREGDALVLRVRDTGAGLSDASGDGTHFGLRQVRERLATLHGGAASLDLAAASDAEGGTLATVTLPLR
- a CDS encoding DUF2306 domain-containing protein, coding for MSPAVIVHLVFALAAFVSGPVALLARKGTRWHRASGYVWVTLMFGAALSSLFIRDFRLPNIAGYTPIHLITIGTIAALAGALYAVAHRNIRRHRRAMWGAYLGGCVVAGLFALLPGRFLGHWLWHQTLGLI
- a CDS encoding M14 family metallopeptidase; the protein is MTVSMSFPRSAGAPLALLLAGLVACTTPAPAPPQPSARGVFPPVPAKPPASAPAAPRAPAVEAPVPVAPKAAASAASGPYPAAVAARFPDPPVSYRTPAFQPGRTAFTTNEEVQAVLRGLAQEGRAGGTTARLLLLGSSQTGVPLQALLFTRQADAEAAALLRSGRPTVLLVGQQHGDEPAGSEALLAIAQELAGGRLEPLLDRLNVIVLPRANPDGARDMRRVTAGGIDANRDHLLLKTPEAQAQAQLVREYRPAVVVDAHEYTVAGRYLEKFGALQRVDAMVQYATIANLPPLVTRAAEEWFRQPLVARLKAEGLSTEWYYTTSADDLADKKVSMGGVQPDNGRNVNGLRNAVSFLIETRGVGIGRLHFLRRVHTHVTAIASILQSAADRSDDILKLRQFVDNEVSASACQGELVVEAAPTPSEYVLPMLDPQTGADRPVPVAWDSSLALRATKVRPRPCGYWLANSQSDAVRRLRALGVNVQQLAQDGDLRAEAYRETAREEGVRSDVRGSIADMGGIVKVKVETVPALIDVKAGGYYVPLDQPLANLIGAALEPDTQSSYLSHRIVDSVDDVARVMSPPAVKLTPVP
- a CDS encoding DUF4114 domain-containing protein, coding for MRTLDALKLFQGRSVQAPGTSVAYLPAASSRRQLAASASNQSIDPLHWESVFMKNIGKKVTCALGLAAALAAPQARADLGDDLIAAGGNIVIRFEGSDAGYNSLISVNGSPEVFPNHSTPVGTEFDLGFFAAGTPLDVVLHVLNTAQFFHSGSGALNSDGQPHAFVNVVGDRTFVSFEDLVGGGDRDYNDHMFSFTNIAVGAIPEPSVMALMLGGLGVLGFVARRRRSQH
- a CDS encoding helicase HerA-like domain-containing protein, whose protein sequence is MAEPILIAQHDKTQAFLLPGLANRHGLVTGATGTGKTITLQKMAEEFSRIGVPVFLADVKGDLTGITQAGRIGDKLAAVIKERGLPMPESAACPATLWDVFGEQGHPVRATVSDMGPLLLARMLALNETQQGVLQLVFKIADDAGLLLLDLKDLRAMLQHVGDNASQFTTEYGNVSAASIGAIQRGLLQIQEQGGDRFFGEPMLNIADFMQSVDGKGAINILAADKLLNSPRLYATFLLWMLSELFEQLPEVGDLEQPKLVFFFDEAHLLFKDAPSALVERIELVVRLVRSKGVGVYFVTQNPLDIPDTVLAQLGNRVQHALRAFTPRDQKAVKSAASTMRANPKLNVESAITELAVGEALVSFLDEKGRPSITERVFVIPPGSQIGPITPAQRQALMAGSLVAGVYEKAVDRESAYEKLKGRATAAPTTAPAGRTMEDAGRDVPPRSTSGQPAPAPGGGWLGDVAGGLLRGSGRKDSVLETVAKSAARSIGSTVGREIIRGVLGSILGGGSTRRR